The following coding sequences are from one Dreissena polymorpha isolate Duluth1 chromosome 8, UMN_Dpol_1.0, whole genome shotgun sequence window:
- the LOC127840673 gene encoding hepatitis A virus cellular receptor 1-like, producing MTTTVTTNTSTATTVTITNATATTVPTTTATATTVTTNTSTATTVTTTNATATTVPTTTATATTVTTNTSTATTVTTTAATDINVTTTTAIATTVTTTTATTTTVTSTTATATTVTRTTATATTVTIYHRHDYHCHNCHHHGVNCHNY from the coding sequence ATGACTACCACTGTCACAACTAACACATCCACGGCTACCACTGTCACAATTACCAACGCCACGGCTACCACTGTCCCAACTACCACCGCCACGGCTACCACTGTCACAACTAACACATCCACGGCTACCACTGTCACAACTACCAACGCCACGGCTACCACTGTCCCAACTACCACCGCCACGGCTACCACTGTCACAACTAACACATCCACGGCTACCACTGTAACAACTACCGCGGCCACGGATATCAATGTCACAACTACCACCGCCATTGCTACAACTGTTACAACTACAACCGCCACAACTACCACGGTCACAAGTACCACCGCCACGGCTACCACTGTCACAAGAACCACCGCCACGGCTACCACTGTCACAATCTACCACCGCCACGACTACCACTGTCACAACTGCCATCACCACGGCGTTAACTGTCACAACTATTAG
- the LOC127840674 gene encoding uncharacterized protein LOC127840674, translating into MPSQKLSADTAKKLGESALGPKGLVERVRRDYSLELDTCGATWYVRGNNKELVEMGVDALDHLANDTKSTAVKSLGPYGSVVWSFRDKDAKHIVHLFKAELEEIRMIKSVQVSVTPDDFNPMHLEVKCDQNEYELVKKTMHKMQTRVATVVTGSVRVQTREKPLAKEFEKRPDDGQVYSRLIFGKEIIFFGKIFAQVQAAMAQWESFREQGMEKLTAQLPKRNHSRVLPIPILNLLRRLRGGIKPIIERVRNDFLLDVDYNEEEEQFKLMGDNLDVVQMAYDVLCSKVSAPDAKVVCSKALGTRGTVIWAFKDNQARHFKHLFLEERKMLHQVQGTFVRFSPNEANPLSVEIKCEQVSYDVVNSIMQHVDNDIKLCKSRSINLEVEEQGAATKFEKRLDDGRFYCRILFSGKEMTFFGRNDAMATSGITEWEEFKRRERIRQQQEEQERKNQEENMRKEQQKKDEQMRREQEKREKEFAKRAREQERKLKEEEQKRIKQEQMRLLKQKKSVENKRVEILGAVKEDPEETTSADPGQATAPEKTPPGCPVCHEAFTEIIATSKRLLRTRCDHIMCQPCAAAAVAQQGGCPVCRKSIAAEDLTFVTLFTNLIEQAPQV; encoded by the exons ATGCCGAGTCAGAAACTGTCAGCGGACACAGCGAAGAAGCTGGGCGAGAGCGCCCTGGGGCCCAAGGGGCTGGTTGAGCGCGTGCGCAGGGACTACAGTCTTGAGCTGGATACGTGCGGCGCCACCTGGTACGTGCGCGGTAACAACAAAGAACTCGTCGAGATGGGGGTTGACGCGCTGGACCACCTCGCAAACGACACCAAGTCAACCGCGGTAAAGAGCCTGGGTCCCTATGGAAGCGTGGTGTGGTCCTTTAGGGACAAGGACGCTAAGCACATCGTGCACCTCTTTAAGGCGGAGTTAGAGGAGATAAGGATGATCAAGTCTGTGCAGGTGTCTGTGACACCCGATGACTTCAACCCGATGCACCTCGAGGTGAAATGCGACCAGAACGAGTACGAGCTTGTCAAGAAGACAATGCACAAAATGCAGACGCGTGTGGCAACAGTCGTGACGGGGTCGGTCAGGGTCCAGACGAGGGAAAAGCCGCTCGCCAAGGAGTTCGAGAAGCGACCCGATGACGGACAGGTCTACAGTAGACTCATCTTTGGCAAGGAAATAATTTTCTTCGGCAAGATATTTGCGCAGGTTCAAGCGGCTATGGCACAGTGGGAATCCTTCAGGGAGCAGGGCATGGAAAAAC TGACGGCTCAACTGCCTAAGCGGAACCACAGTCGCGTGCTTCCCATTCCGATCTTAAACCTGCTACGGCGTCTGCGCGGCGGCATCAAGCCGATCATAGAGAGGGTCCGCAACGACTTCCTGTTGGACGTGGACTATAACGAAGAGGAGGAGCAGTTCAAGCTCATGGGAGACAACCTGGATGTGGTCCAGATGGCGTACGACGTGTTATGCAGCAAAGTGAGCGCTCCTGATGCAAAGGTCGTCTGCAGCAAGGCGCTCGGCACGCGAGGCACTGTCATATGGGCCTTTAAAGACAACCAGGCACGACACTTCAAGCACCTGTTCCTCGAAGAAAGGAAAATGCTTCATCAAGTGCAAGGAACCTTCGTACGATTTTCCCCTAACGAGGCCAATCCTCTGAGCGTGGAGATCAAGTGCGAACAGGTCTCGTACGACGTCGTGAACAGCATAATGCAGCACGTAGACAACGACATCAAACTATGCAAATCACGCTCTATTAACCTGGAGGTGGAAGAACAGGGTGCAGCAACAAAGTTTGAAAAGCGACTGGACGACGGTCGCTTTTACTGTAGGATTCTGTTTTCAGGGAAGGAAATGACTTTTTTTGGACGTAATGACGCGATGGCAACTTCTGGGATAACAGAATGGGAGGAGTTTAAACGCCGGGAGCGTATAAGAC AACAACAAGAGGAGCAAGAAAGAAAGAACCAAGAAGAGAACATGCggaaagaacaacagaagaaagATGAACAGATGCGAAGAGAGCAGGAGAAAAGAGAAAAAGAATTTGCGAAACGGGCCAGGGAACAGGAACGGAAATTGAAAGAGGAGGAGCAAAAAAgaattaaacaagagcagatgCGACTCTTGAAGCAAAAGAAGTCTGTGGAAAACAAGCGCGTCGAAATTCTAGGGGCGGTAAAAGAGGATCCTGAAGAAACGACATCCGCTGACCCGGGCCAAGCGACAG CTCCAGAAAAGACACCCCCAGGTTGTCCCGTTTGTCACGAAGCCTTCACTGAG ATTATAGCGACCAGCAAACGGCTGCTACGGACGCGCTGTGACCACATTATGTGTCAGCCGTGTGCTGCCGCGGCTGTGGCGCAGCAGGGCGGATGCCCGGTGTGCCGGAAGAGCATCGCTGCAGAAGACCTCACCTTCGTCACTCTCTTTACGAATCTCATTGAGCAAGCGCCGCAAGTATGA